In Cervus canadensis isolate Bull #8, Minnesota chromosome 6, ASM1932006v1, whole genome shotgun sequence, one DNA window encodes the following:
- the KIAA1191 gene encoding putative monooxygenase p33MONOX isoform X1, which translates to MASRQPEVPALEPSGPLGKMSLPIGMYRRAFSYDDALEDPTPMTPPPSDMGSIPWKPVIPERKYQHLAKQVEEGEPCVSARAPAPPSASDSEKAPVVKAKATQVIMSSLITKQTQESIQRFEQQAGLRDAGYTPHKGLTTEETKYLRVAEALHKLKLQSGETAREERQPASTQSTPSSSPQASPKQKTRGWFTSGPSTALPGPSLSTMDSGSGDKDRSSTDKWSLFGPRPLQKSESGGFAIQAYRGAQKPSPMEVMRAQAARSGEEPAASKPPKMDIPVMEGTRQLPRAHSLKPRDLNVLTPTGF; encoded by the exons CTCTTGAGCCTAGTGGGCCTCTAGGCAAGATGTCCCTGCCCATCGGGATGTACCGCCGGGCATTCAGCTATGATGATGCCCTCGAGGACCCTACGCCCATGACTCCTCCTCCATCGGACATGGGCAGCATCCCCTGGAAGCCAGTGATTCCAGAGCGCAAGTATCAGCACCTTGCCAAG CAGGTGGAGGAGGGAGAGCCCTGCGTCTCCGCGCGAGCCCCGGCCCCGCCATCGGCCAGCGACAGTGAGAAGGCCCCTGTGGTGAAGGCCAAAGCTACCCAGGTCATCATGAGCTCTTTGATCACAA AACAGACCCAGGAGAGCATTCAGCGTTTTGAGCAACAGGCAGGGCTGCGAGATGCTGGCTACACCCCTCACAAGGGCCTCACCACTGAGGAGACCAAGTACCTTCGAGTGGCAGAAGCACTCCAC AAACTAAAGCTCCAGAGTggagagacagcaagagaggaGAGGCAGCCAGCCTCCACGCAGTCCACCCCGAGCAGCAGTCCCCAGGCCTCTCCTAAGCAGAAGACCAG AGGCTGGTTCACTTCTGGTCCTTCCACAGCCTTACCTGGCCCCAGTCTTAGCACCATGGATTCTGGAAGCGGGGATAAAGACAGAAGCTCGACCGATAAATGGAGCCTCTTTGGACCAAGACCGCTCCAGAAGTCTGAGTCAG GAGGCTTTGCCATCCAGGCCTACCGAGGAGCTCAGAAGCCTTCTCCAATGGAAGTGATGCGCGCACAAGCTGCCCGAAGCGGGGAGGAGCCAGCAGCGTCCAAGCCGCCCAAGATGGACATCCCAGTGATGGAAGGGACGAGACAGCTGCCACGGGCCCACAGCCTCAAGCCCCGCGACCTGAATGTTCTCACACCCACTGGCTTCTAG
- the KIAA1191 gene encoding putative monooxygenase p33MONOX isoform X2 produces MASRQPEVPALEPSGPLGKMSLPIGMYRRAFSYDDALEDPTPMTPPPSDMGSIPWKPVIPERKYQHLAKVEEGEPCVSARAPAPPSASDSEKAPVVKAKATQVIMSSLITKQTQESIQRFEQQAGLRDAGYTPHKGLTTEETKYLRVAEALHKLKLQSGETAREERQPASTQSTPSSSPQASPKQKTRGWFTSGPSTALPGPSLSTMDSGSGDKDRSSTDKWSLFGPRPLQKSESGGFAIQAYRGAQKPSPMEVMRAQAARSGEEPAASKPPKMDIPVMEGTRQLPRAHSLKPRDLNVLTPTGF; encoded by the exons CTCTTGAGCCTAGTGGGCCTCTAGGCAAGATGTCCCTGCCCATCGGGATGTACCGCCGGGCATTCAGCTATGATGATGCCCTCGAGGACCCTACGCCCATGACTCCTCCTCCATCGGACATGGGCAGCATCCCCTGGAAGCCAGTGATTCCAGAGCGCAAGTATCAGCACCTTGCCAAG GTGGAGGAGGGAGAGCCCTGCGTCTCCGCGCGAGCCCCGGCCCCGCCATCGGCCAGCGACAGTGAGAAGGCCCCTGTGGTGAAGGCCAAAGCTACCCAGGTCATCATGAGCTCTTTGATCACAA AACAGACCCAGGAGAGCATTCAGCGTTTTGAGCAACAGGCAGGGCTGCGAGATGCTGGCTACACCCCTCACAAGGGCCTCACCACTGAGGAGACCAAGTACCTTCGAGTGGCAGAAGCACTCCAC AAACTAAAGCTCCAGAGTggagagacagcaagagaggaGAGGCAGCCAGCCTCCACGCAGTCCACCCCGAGCAGCAGTCCCCAGGCCTCTCCTAAGCAGAAGACCAG AGGCTGGTTCACTTCTGGTCCTTCCACAGCCTTACCTGGCCCCAGTCTTAGCACCATGGATTCTGGAAGCGGGGATAAAGACAGAAGCTCGACCGATAAATGGAGCCTCTTTGGACCAAGACCGCTCCAGAAGTCTGAGTCAG GAGGCTTTGCCATCCAGGCCTACCGAGGAGCTCAGAAGCCTTCTCCAATGGAAGTGATGCGCGCACAAGCTGCCCGAAGCGGGGAGGAGCCAGCAGCGTCCAAGCCGCCCAAGATGGACATCCCAGTGATGGAAGGGACGAGACAGCTGCCACGGGCCCACAGCCTCAAGCCCCGCGACCTGAATGTTCTCACACCCACTGGCTTCTAG
- the KIAA1191 gene encoding putative monooxygenase p33MONOX isoform X3 gives MSLPIGMYRRAFSYDDALEDPTPMTPPPSDMGSIPWKPVIPERKYQHLAKQVEEGEPCVSARAPAPPSASDSEKAPVVKAKATQVIMSSLITKQTQESIQRFEQQAGLRDAGYTPHKGLTTEETKYLRVAEALHKLKLQSGETAREERQPASTQSTPSSSPQASPKQKTRGWFTSGPSTALPGPSLSTMDSGSGDKDRSSTDKWSLFGPRPLQKSESGGFAIQAYRGAQKPSPMEVMRAQAARSGEEPAASKPPKMDIPVMEGTRQLPRAHSLKPRDLNVLTPTGF, from the exons ATGTCCCTGCCCATCGGGATGTACCGCCGGGCATTCAGCTATGATGATGCCCTCGAGGACCCTACGCCCATGACTCCTCCTCCATCGGACATGGGCAGCATCCCCTGGAAGCCAGTGATTCCAGAGCGCAAGTATCAGCACCTTGCCAAG CAGGTGGAGGAGGGAGAGCCCTGCGTCTCCGCGCGAGCCCCGGCCCCGCCATCGGCCAGCGACAGTGAGAAGGCCCCTGTGGTGAAGGCCAAAGCTACCCAGGTCATCATGAGCTCTTTGATCACAA AACAGACCCAGGAGAGCATTCAGCGTTTTGAGCAACAGGCAGGGCTGCGAGATGCTGGCTACACCCCTCACAAGGGCCTCACCACTGAGGAGACCAAGTACCTTCGAGTGGCAGAAGCACTCCAC AAACTAAAGCTCCAGAGTggagagacagcaagagaggaGAGGCAGCCAGCCTCCACGCAGTCCACCCCGAGCAGCAGTCCCCAGGCCTCTCCTAAGCAGAAGACCAG AGGCTGGTTCACTTCTGGTCCTTCCACAGCCTTACCTGGCCCCAGTCTTAGCACCATGGATTCTGGAAGCGGGGATAAAGACAGAAGCTCGACCGATAAATGGAGCCTCTTTGGACCAAGACCGCTCCAGAAGTCTGAGTCAG GAGGCTTTGCCATCCAGGCCTACCGAGGAGCTCAGAAGCCTTCTCCAATGGAAGTGATGCGCGCACAAGCTGCCCGAAGCGGGGAGGAGCCAGCAGCGTCCAAGCCGCCCAAGATGGACATCCCAGTGATGGAAGGGACGAGACAGCTGCCACGGGCCCACAGCCTCAAGCCCCGCGACCTGAATGTTCTCACACCCACTGGCTTCTAG